A region of Chiloscyllium plagiosum isolate BGI_BamShark_2017 chromosome 37, ASM401019v2, whole genome shotgun sequence DNA encodes the following proteins:
- the LOC122541530 gene encoding uncharacterized protein LOC122541530 encodes MRSSNLILLKVKVYRAPVLALPTLKEPFQLYVNSAGGIAQGVLTQLQAGKRQPVAFLSKMLDPVSRGWPTCIQAVAATAMLVEEARKLTFGGRITVYSPHSVSAILAQKAHRWLTDSRILKYETILMTGDDLNFAEDLSCNPAQVLYGRPADGEQEHDCVEFVDLQTKSREDLQEAPLGEGQELYIDRSSRCISGVRYSGYAVVDGATKRTIESGRLPGKWSAQSCELYALQRALKLLEGKVGTIYTDSKYAYGIVHTFGKIWKERELITSRGKELAHKQIISLTLQALALPTELAVVHVPGHQKGSTPEAVGNRLADEEAKRAAVEKAVQLLTLIPLREGLAKQPVFTQGEIDKMDQLGARLETNGKWTVPDRRQVLNKQITRGILHRLHHQTHWGVQAMCDTILRDYVCKGIYTLAQQEVVGYPTCRRINQKTMRSMPAGGQPLAIRPFQRIQVDFTELPPVQRWKYLLVIVDHFTHWVEALPTAKDDAPTVARLLLENIIPRYGIMESIDSDCGTHFISKLHHLICTTLGIQWKFHTPWHPQSSGRVERMNGTRKTQLTKLMLETKLPWPKCLPIALMRIRTAPRRDVGVSPYEMLFGLPY; translated from the coding sequence ATGAGGAGCAGCAATTTAATATTATTAAAAGTAAAAGTATACCGAGCTCCGGTATTGGCTTTACCCACCCTGAAGGAACCGTTCCAGTTATATGTTAATAGCGCCGGCGGAATTGCCCAGGGTGTGCTTACCCAGCTGCAGGCAGGGAAACGTCAGCCGGTTGCATTTTTGTCAAAAATGTTAGATCCCGTGTCACGTGGATGGCCGACCTGTATCCAGGCAGTGGCAGCTACGGCAATGTTAGTAGAAGAGGCCCGAAAACTTACCTTTGGAGGAAGGATCACAGTATACTCCCCACATTCGGTTAGTGCCATACTGGCTCAGAAGGCTCACCGCTGGTTAACAGACTCTCGTATCCTGAAGTATGAGACGATTTTGATGACCGGAGACGATCTCAATTTTGCAGAAGATCTCAGTTGCAACCCTGCCCAGGTTCTATACGGACGTCCTGCAGATGGGGAACAGGAGCatgattgtgtggaatttgtggACTTGCAGACCAAAAGCCGAGAGGACCTGCAAGAGGCCCCGCTGGGTGAAGGACAGGAATTGTACATCGACAGGTCCTCCCGGTGCATCAGTGGGGTACGGTACAGTGGCTATGCTGTCGTAGATGGCGCAACGAAACGGACGATCGAGTCCGGACGACTGCCCGGGAAGTGGTCAGCCCAATCCTGTGAGTTGTACGCCCTCCAGAGGGCCCTGAAGCTGTTGGAAGGGAAAGTGGGGACCATATATACTGACTCAAAGTATGCATACGGAATCGTTCATACTTTCGGGAAAATCTGGAAAGAGCGAGAATTGATAACTTCCCGGGGAAAAGAATTAGCTCACAAACAAATCATCAGCCTAACGTTGCAAGCCCTGGCGTTACCTACGGAACTTGCAGTAGTCCATGTACCCGGTCACCAGAAGGGGTCGACACCGGAAGCGGTGGGAAACCGGCTGGCAGACGAGGAAGCCAAGCGGGCAGCGGTCGAAAAAGCCGTCCAATTATTAACATTAATACCGTTGAGGGAAGGGCTCGCTAAACAACCCGTCTTCACCCAGGGGGAGATTGATAAAATGGATCAATTGGGTGCCCGGCTAGAAACTAACGGGAAGTGGACGGTTCCTGATAGGAGACAAGTACTGAACAAACAGATCACCAGGGGTATTCTGCACCGATTACACCATCAGACCCACTGGGGGGTGCAAGCCATGTGTGACACAATCCTGAGAGACTATGTATGCAAGGGGATATACACATTAGCCCAACAAGAGGTAGTCGGATACCCCACTTGCCGGCGTATTAATCAGAAAACCATGCGTTCTATGCCAGCCGGTGGTCAGCCCCTCGcgattaggccatttcagaggatccAAGTCGACTTTACAGAATTACCCCCagtacagagatggaaatatCTGCTAGTAATAGTAGACCATTTCACTCACTGGGTAGAGGCTCTCCCAACTGCCAAAGACGATGCACCAACCGTGGCCCGACTGTTGTTAGAGAACATAATCCCGAGATATGGCATAATGGAATCTATCGACTCCGACTGCGGGACACATTTTATTTCTAAGCTACACCATTTGATCTGTACTACCCTGGGTATCCAATGGAAATTCCACACACCCTGGCATCCTCAGAGTTCGGGTCGAGTTGAGAGAATGAATGGCACGCGCAAGACCCAATTGACTAAGCTGATGTTAGAAACTAAGTTACCCTGGCCAAAGTGCCTGCCCATTGCCCTAATGAGGATACGTACGGCACCTCGCCGAGATGTCGGGGTTTCCCCCTATGAAATGCTCTTCGGATTACCGTATTGA